The genomic window CCGTGAAACCTAAACGAGGATCCCGGTTCTCATAAGGATTCTCGGGATCTACAGGAGAGCCGTCGATCGTCTCATAAGCCGCTACCAAATCATCCGTAGGGACATAACGGCTTCCACGGGTCCAACTTCCGGTACCCGTTCCGCAATACTGGTCAATATAGGAACCTTGCGAATTCTCGCCTTCAATATATTGGATATCAAACAATACTTCCTTATTGTTCTCATTAGCCGGATCAAACAAACCCTCATAACTATGGAATAGACCATATTTCTTCAACGCATCAATTTGCTCGACACAAGACAGAACCTCCTTGTATTTACCTTGGTATAAGTAGGCTCGCATTTTCATACCTAAAGCCGCCCCCTTGGTAGCACGCCCCGGCTCAGGAGCATCCACTCCCAGATTGGTGATCGCAACCTCATAATCATCCAGCGCTTGTTGCCAAGTCTCCTCCAAACTCGCCCGCTTCAAGCTACGAGCTTCTTCCGTGGAAATGTCCGTCAATATAATAGGTACCCCACCATAGGTTTCCGCTAGCACGGAATAAGCCAGTCCCCGTAGAAAATGAGTCTCACCTGAATATTTGGCTTTCGCTTCTTCCGATAAATCCACTAAATCCATACAGGCCAACAAATAGTTTGCCCGGGAGATTATCTCGTAACATCTTTTCCAACGATACGTTACGACTCCTCCGTCACTAGAGCTCAATCGCCCGGCACCCAACTTATTAAAAACCTCATCCGTTCCCCAGTTAAATGCGTTAGGGGTAGCTCCATCCGTTATGCCAAAGCCAAACAAGCCTTGATTATAAACCTCTTTTTCCCTCAATTGAGCATAGACACCATTTAAAAGGAGTTTGATATCCGATTCATTTTCCGGGAAACTCGCCGAAGTAATCTTATCCTCAGGATACAAATCCAAATAATTCTCCATACATCCCGTGAAAGAGACACATAGTATAATTGATAAGCAATATGCTAATAACTGTTTCATACTTTTAGAAATTAAGATTTATACCAAATGTAAATATTCTCGGAGTCGGGTAATAATTGGTACCCGAATCAAACGTATTTCTTTCCGGATCATATCCTTCATACCCTTTTTTCCACATAATCGTAAACAGGTTCTGGGCATTCGCATATACATACAACCGTTGCATTTTTAGCTTTGAGGTAATCCATTCAGGGAACGCATAACCTAATTGTAAGTTCTTCAATTTCAAGAAATCGATACGATGTACCCAAAATGAGGAGTCATACGTGTCCCATGAAGAGTCAAACCGAAGCATCGGTATATTTGAGTCCGGATTCTCTGGGCTCCACGCATCCCGCCATTTATCAGAAATAGTCAGCCATTCGTATTGCATACGGGTCATGCCGCTCTTCGTAAACGCATTCGCCTGTCCCAAACCTTGGAATAAGATATTTAAGTCAAACCCTTTATAGCGTAAGCCGGCAGTAAGTCCATACGTAATTTTAGGAATCGTATTACCAAGTACTTGTTTATCTTGATAGTCTAATTTTCCATCATTATTAACATCCTCGTATTTCAGATTTCCCATTTCCGGCTTAAGCCCATTGCTATGCATATGTTGAGCGGCTTCTTCGTCCGATTGATAGATGCCAACCGCTTTATAGCCATACAAAGCCTTATACGGATATCCCTCACGAATCAAATAAAGCTGGTCCGGAGAGTTTCCACCTTGAAATTTCGTTACTTTATTATCGATATACGTAAAGTTTAGTCCTACG from Parabacteroides distasonis ATCC 8503 includes these protein-coding regions:
- a CDS encoding RagB/SusD family nutrient uptake outer membrane protein; the protein is MKQLLAYCLSIILCVSFTGCMENYLDLYPEDKITSASFPENESDIKLLLNGVYAQLREKEVYNQGLFGFGITDGATPNAFNWGTDEVFNKLGAGRLSSSDGGVVTYRWKRCYEIISRANYLLACMDLVDLSEEAKAKYSGETHFLRGLAYSVLAETYGGVPIILTDISTEEARSLKRASLEETWQQALDDYEVAITNLGVDAPEPGRATKGAALGMKMRAYLYQGKYKEVLSCVEQIDALKKYGLFHSYEGLFDPANENNKEVLFDIQYIEGENSQGSYIDQYCGTGTGSWTRGSRYVPTDDLVAAYETIDGSPVDPENPYENRDPRLGFTAVLPGSYFLGYRFPNYLYPGGAFNHAGNRLKHLSTRKYRIQDESKLPPSGQSYINDIILRYADVLLSKAEAIIETNGNVADAIAILNRIRTERDDVKISLLPTSMSREEAREKVRHERRIELALEGRYWSDVKRWKIGKELYPMIIKDHEGSVIETKFPNGYLEYYDLLPIPDSERSLNPNLDQNPGW